A portion of the Malania oleifera isolate guangnan ecotype guangnan chromosome 3, ASM2987363v1, whole genome shotgun sequence genome contains these proteins:
- the LOC131151355 gene encoding B3 domain-containing protein At5g24050-like — protein MEKKELRLLSAENFVGFDIPTNPFEMLLAVARLASVVREKSLKRPAPFPCCVSDPSIASSSHQTQSSCRLETEQGWKKKQRRHQEQGEPSNPTALRQINPSSVHSNAIGKPYYLRNYISRISGTDMVLVIRKRLSETDVNPNHNRLSIPFRQARAEFLTAQEKQSLFERSHDGKKLKGMEVPMIVHPVLGEFVSVNLKRWDMKKGNGKTSSSYVLVSAWNKVVTDHMLRRDDEIQLWSFRRDRQLCFALFRF, from the coding sequence ATGGAGAAGAAGGAATTAAGGCTTCTCAGTGCTGAAAACTTTGTCGGCTTCGATATTCCGACGAACCCTTTTGAGATGCTTCTAGCGGTGGCCAGACTCGCGTCCGTCGTCCGCGAGAAGTCCCTCAAGCGACCTGCTCCCTTTCCTTGCTGTGTCAGTGATCCCAGTATTGCTTCTTCATCCCACCAGACGCAGAGCAGTTGCAGACTCGAAACAGAGCAAGGCTGGAAAAAGAAACAGAGACGGCATCAAGAACAGGGTGAACCCAGCAACCCGACTGCCCTGCGTCAAATTAACCCTTCGTCTGTGCATTCAAATGCGATTGGGAAGCCGTATTATTTGAGAAATTACATATCAAGAATCAGCGGCACCGACATGGTTCTGGTCATTCGGAAGAGGCTTTCCGAGACGGACGTTAATCCCAATCACAACCGCCTCTCCATACCCTTCCGGCAGGCGAGGGCGGAGTTCCTGACGGCACAAGAGAAGCAGAGTCTCTTCGAACGCTCCCACGACGGGAAGAAATTGAAGGGGATGGAGGTGCCGATGATTGTTCACCCGGTGCTGGGTGagtttgtatctgtgaatttgaAGAGGTGGGATATGAAGAAGGGGAATGGGAAGACAAGCTCCTCCTACGTGCTGGTCTCCGCCTGGAATAAGGTTGTCACGGATCACATGCTTAGGAGAGATGACGAAATTCAGCTTTGGTCTTTTCGCCGCGATCGGCAACTCTGCTTTGCTTTGTTTAGGTTTTGA